TCAATGCGGAGGCGGGCTCGGCGATTGCGGCAGAGCTTGGAACGTGCGTCCGCTTCGTCAGGACGGATGTCACGAGCGAAGCGGACGGTGCCGCTGCCGTCGACGCGGCGGTCGAGAGTTTCGGCCGGCTCGACGGGCTCATGAACTGCGCCGGCATCGCGCCCGGCGAGAAGGTACTCGGCCGCGACGGGCCGCATCGTCTCGAAAGCTTCTCGAAGGCGATCGCCATCAACCTGATCGGCACCTTCAACATGATCCGGCTCTCCGCCGCGGCGATCGCGAGGCAAGAGGCGGATGCCGAGGGCAGCCGCGGCGTGATCGTCAACACCGCCTCGATCGCCGCCTTCGACGGACAGATCGGCCAAGCGGCCTATGCGGCATCGAAAGGCGGCGTCGTCGCAATGACGCTGCCGATCGCGCGCGAGCTCGCCCGCCACGGCATTCGCGTCGTGTCGATCGCGCCCGGCATCTTCGAAACGCCGATGATGGCCGGCATGCCGCAGGAGGTGCAGGATTCGCTCGGCAAGAGCGTGCCCTTCCCGCCGCGCCTCGGCCGTCCGGCGGAATATGCCGCGCTCGTCAAGCACATCTGCGAGAACGACATGCTGAACGGCGAGATCATTCGCCTCGACGGTGCCCTGCGAATGGGCGCGCGATAGGCGCGTCCACGAGAG
The Ensifer sp. WSM1721 genome window above contains:
- a CDS encoding 3-hydroxyacyl-CoA dehydrogenase; protein product: MLIRDKVFLVTGGGSGLGAAVARMFVAQEANVVIADINAEAGSAIAAELGTCVRFVRTDVTSEADGAAAVDAAVESFGRLDGLMNCAGIAPGEKVLGRDGPHRLESFSKAIAINLIGTFNMIRLSAAAIARQEADAEGSRGVIVNTASIAAFDGQIGQAAYAASKGGVVAMTLPIARELARHGIRVVSIAPGIFETPMMAGMPQEVQDSLGKSVPFPPRLGRPAEYAALVKHICENDMLNGEIIRLDGALRMGAR